One stretch of Lacrimispora sphenoides DNA includes these proteins:
- a CDS encoding LURP-one-related/scramblase family protein, whose protein sequence is MKLMFKQRFFSWFDSYDIYDENGATIYTVCGRPAWGHKLEIYDNNDNHLATLREQVLTFLPRFDIQIGGQTAGTITKDFTFFKPSFSVDCNGWHVEGSFLEWDYRILSQTGSVVARIEKQLFHFTDTYLIDVTDGQDSLLALMVVLAIDAIKCSQNKG, encoded by the coding sequence ATGAAGCTAATGTTTAAGCAGCGATTTTTTTCCTGGTTTGACAGCTACGACATCTATGATGAAAATGGAGCTACCATATATACAGTCTGCGGAAGGCCCGCCTGGGGCCACAAGCTGGAAATTTATGACAACAACGATAATCACCTTGCCACCTTAAGAGAGCAGGTGCTGACCTTTCTGCCCCGGTTTGACATCCAGATCGGCGGACAAACGGCGGGAACTATCACCAAGGATTTTACTTTTTTCAAACCCTCTTTTTCCGTTGACTGCAATGGGTGGCATGTGGAAGGCAGCTTCCTGGAATGGGATTACCGTATTCTTTCCCAGACGGGCAGCGTTGTGGCCCGGATTGAAAAGCAGCTTTTTCATTTTACCGATACCTACTTGATCGACGTGACCGACGGACAGGACAGTCTTTTGGCACTTATGGTGGTCCTTGCCATTGATGCGATCAAATGCAGCCAGAACAAAGGTTAA
- the nth gene encoding endonuclease III — protein sequence MKKKDVSYILEKLDQVYGVTKEGFYHQQPWQLLAAIMLSAQSTDKQVEEVLPQLFWRYQTVEQMAEAPLEEIEDSIRSIGLYKNKAKNLKKCCSQIAEEYGGEVPKDIEGVLNLAGVGRKTATLFLADAYGIPGVTVDTHVFRIARRMGWASGKNPAEVEVELQRILPKDHWNRINFQLIYHGRAICTARKAKCGECMLKEWCGQIMDKEEKGDIIIS from the coding sequence ATGAAAAAGAAAGATGTCAGTTATATACTTGAAAAATTGGACCAGGTTTACGGTGTGACAAAGGAAGGGTTCTACCATCAGCAGCCATGGCAGCTACTGGCGGCTATCATGCTCAGCGCCCAAAGCACAGACAAACAAGTGGAAGAGGTGCTTCCCCAGCTGTTTTGGCGTTATCAGACCGTGGAGCAGATGGCAGAAGCGCCGCTGGAAGAAATCGAGGATTCCATACGATCCATTGGGCTTTATAAAAATAAAGCGAAGAATTTAAAAAAATGCTGCAGTCAAATCGCAGAGGAATATGGAGGCGAGGTCCCAAAGGATATAGAAGGGGTCTTAAATCTGGCAGGAGTGGGCAGAAAAACCGCCACCTTATTTCTGGCAGATGCTTACGGAATTCCTGGGGTCACTGTGGATACCCATGTATTTCGCATTGCCAGGCGGATGGGCTGGGCCTCCGGGAAAAATCCGGCGGAGGTGGAAGTGGAATTGCAACGGATACTGCCAAAGGACCACTGGAACCGGATCAATTTTCAGCTGATATATCATGGCAGGGCAATCTGCACGGCAAGGAAGGCAAAGTGCGGGGAATGCATGTTAAAGGAATGGTGCGGGCAGATAATGGATAAAGAAGAAAAAGGAGATATAATAATATCATGA
- a CDS encoding helix-turn-helix transcriptional regulator, whose product MKIDRLIGILSILLQEEKVTASYLAEIFEVSRRTINRDVEALLRAGIPIATSQGQNGGISIMPAYRIDRTVLTSFEMQSILTGLRSLDSVAGTNRYQQLMKKLSSDQASVQVPESHIMINLSSWYKSSLSPKIDLIQKAIEAGHSVKFCYYAPSGETERTIDPYLLVFQWSSWYVWGYCRDRKDFRMFKLNRIQELSDTGDHYEKRPLPPIEYFPENPYPNQFHITAVCEPEIKWHLIEEYGMNSFKEREDGKLLFEFDFSSKENLFSWLLSMGDQIELTEPAEFRRDMAELTMGIYEKYAGKRKDPLLATHRKQSYNKT is encoded by the coding sequence ATGAAGATTGACAGACTTATTGGAATTTTATCTATCCTGCTTCAAGAGGAAAAGGTAACGGCCTCTTATCTCGCAGAAATCTTTGAGGTTTCAAGAAGGACCATAAACAGGGATGTGGAGGCACTGTTAAGGGCAGGTATTCCCATTGCCACTTCACAGGGGCAGAACGGGGGAATATCTATCATGCCGGCCTACCGGATCGACCGGACCGTGCTGACCTCCTTTGAAATGCAGTCTATACTGACAGGGCTTAGAAGCTTAGACAGCGTGGCAGGGACGAACCGGTACCAGCAGCTCATGAAAAAACTGTCATCAGACCAGGCATCGGTGCAGGTTCCGGAAAGCCACATCATGATCAACCTTTCCTCCTGGTATAAATCCTCCCTGTCCCCTAAGATCGATCTGATCCAGAAAGCCATTGAAGCAGGCCATTCGGTAAAATTCTGTTATTATGCTCCAAGTGGTGAAACAGAGAGAACCATTGACCCTTATCTTTTGGTATTCCAGTGGTCCTCCTGGTATGTGTGGGGATATTGCAGGGACAGGAAAGATTTCCGCATGTTCAAGCTAAACCGGATCCAGGAGCTTTCAGACACCGGGGACCATTATGAAAAGCGTCCCTTACCTCCCATTGAGTACTTTCCGGAAAATCCGTATCCCAATCAATTCCATATCACTGCGGTTTGTGAGCCGGAGATAAAATGGCATCTGATCGAGGAGTATGGAATGAACAGTTTTAAGGAACGGGAGGATGGAAAGCTATTATTTGAGTTTGATTTTTCCAGCAAGGAGAATCTTTTTAGCTGGCTGTTAAGTATGGGTGATCAGATTGAACTTACGGAACCGGCGGAATTCAGAAGGGACATGGCAGAGCTGACCATGGGAATTTATGAGAAATATGCCGGTAAAAGGAAGGACCCTCTCCTTGCAACCCATAGAAAACAAAGCTATAATAAAACATAA
- a CDS encoding DUF1266 domain-containing protein, which yields MQQKKVQPEILWVNGTYAVLTELNGGDYTLLGGMKANEFNKRLELASLEEWWDVTDRTSADETLNWLLNTGHRTDYASLMQVMEEDDASGLEREELAKYLSEIVGDEEEAYYLVNAYDDYVNYGAGAIDGWDYCRAVSLCGWYYIAGFYTEQEALDKSLEIAQIIQKRFSSWDEMMDSYLRGYEYWSYESGDDRREVYEDIKTRNDNPYLLDWNLPLT from the coding sequence GTGCAGCAGAAAAAAGTACAACCGGAAATTCTCTGGGTCAATGGTACTTATGCTGTTTTAACAGAGCTTAACGGTGGAGATTATACGCTCCTGGGAGGCATGAAAGCGAATGAATTCAATAAACGGCTTGAGCTTGCGTCATTGGAGGAATGGTGGGATGTGACGGACAGAACCAGTGCGGACGAAACCTTAAACTGGCTGCTTAACACAGGGCACCGGACCGACTATGCATCGCTGATGCAGGTGATGGAAGAGGACGATGCTTCGGGACTTGAACGGGAGGAGCTGGCCAAATATCTTAGTGAAATTGTGGGTGACGAAGAGGAAGCTTATTATCTCGTAAACGCGTATGATGACTACGTAAATTACGGAGCAGGGGCCATCGACGGCTGGGATTACTGCCGCGCTGTATCCTTGTGCGGCTGGTATTATATTGCCGGGTTTTATACGGAACAGGAAGCATTGGATAAGTCACTTGAAATAGCACAGATAATTCAAAAAAGGTTTTCATCATGGGATGAGATGATGGACAGTTACTTAAGAGGGTATGAATATTGGTCTTATGAAAGCGGAGATGACCGGCGGGAAGTCTATGAAGATATCAAAACAAGGAATGACAATCCCTATCTGCTGGATTGGAATCTGCCGTTGACATAA
- a CDS encoding DUF5684 domain-containing protein, translating into MNNDLYAVLAGFGILLFVFLLIVCILLLVSNWKIFSKAGKPGWASLIPFYNLYIMSDIAFGNLSYFIAVLITGGVSFFGGFLDSSILSSLAGLASFVIYIIYCVKLSKAFGRSGGFAVGLVLLPLIFFPILGLGSAEYAGPQ; encoded by the coding sequence GTGAATAATGATTTATATGCTGTTTTAGCTGGATTTGGTATTTTACTTTTTGTATTTCTTTTAATTGTTTGTATTTTGCTTTTAGTTTCCAATTGGAAGATTTTTTCGAAAGCCGGTAAGCCGGGCTGGGCGTCATTGATACCATTTTATAATCTTTACATAATGTCTGATATCGCATTTGGAAATTTAAGCTATTTTATTGCAGTTCTGATTACAGGGGGAGTTTCTTTTTTTGGAGGATTTTTAGATAGCAGCATCTTAAGCAGCCTTGCAGGATTGGCTTCGTTTGTTATATATATCATTTATTGCGTTAAGCTTTCTAAAGCATTTGGAAGAAGCGGCGGTTTTGCAGTTGGCTTAGTGCTTTTGCCATTGATATTTTTCCCAATACTGGGACTTGGCAGCGCTGAGTACGCAGGACCTCAATAG
- a CDS encoding GyrI-like domain-containing protein produces MDFERVELKEKKVVGLMARTNNASPDMGNVIGGLWESFYGKGVYSAIKNKSNDKALGIYTDYVENELDDYSVIVACEVEAADELPEGSVARTIPVGTYAKFVVRGNMIEAVAKFWQELWKMDLPRAFVCDFEEYQNGDMEDALVHIYIGLRN; encoded by the coding sequence ATGGATTTTGAGAGGGTTGAGCTTAAGGAAAAAAAAGTAGTGGGGCTGATGGCCCGGACAAACAATGCATCACCGGACATGGGAAATGTGATCGGCGGTCTTTGGGAAAGCTTTTACGGGAAGGGGGTTTATTCCGCTATTAAAAATAAGAGCAATGATAAAGCCCTGGGGATCTATACGGATTATGTAGAAAATGAATTAGATGATTACAGTGTCATAGTGGCCTGTGAAGTAGAAGCAGCGGATGAGCTCCCGGAAGGCTCGGTGGCAAGGACCATTCCGGTAGGAACGTATGCCAAATTTGTTGTTAGGGGAAACATGATAGAGGCAGTAGCAAAATTCTGGCAGGAGCTTTGGAAGATGGATCTGCCAAGAGCTTTTGTATGCGATTTTGAAGAATATCAGAACGGGGACATGGAAGATGCACTGGTCCATATTTATATCGGTTTAAGGAATTAA
- a CDS encoding MFS transporter produces the protein MNKDYTKTVHACFMSYIVQAIINNFVPLLFLTLQSEYGISLSRITMLVTFNFGIQLIVDLLSAGIVDRVGYRASMITAHILSAIGLVSLTILPGLFSEAWIGLFAAVVIYAAGGGLLEVLVSPIVEACPTDNKEKAMSMLHSFYCWGHVGVVLVSTIFFSIAGLKNWRLLALFWALIPFVNMFSFFKVPIAPLVEEEEGLSLKGLIRKRIFWVFMLLMVCAGASEQAVSQWASAFAEKGLGVSKSIGDLAGPMLFATMMGISRALYGKYGEKVNLKKMMIASGILCIGSYFLISLSPYPALGLLGCGLCGLSVGIMWPGSFSMASASIRGGGTAMFAFLALAGDLGCSGGPTFVGVVSGFFGNNLKIGILGAVLFPIILVFTLIYFYKADRKTEGFMKNNQEQMNCDI, from the coding sequence ATGAATAAAGATTATACCAAAACCGTCCATGCCTGTTTCATGAGCTATATCGTGCAGGCGATCATTAACAATTTTGTACCTCTTTTATTTCTTACGTTACAGTCAGAGTATGGCATTTCCTTATCCAGGATTACCATGCTTGTGACTTTTAATTTTGGAATTCAGCTGATCGTGGATTTACTGTCTGCGGGAATCGTCGACCGGGTCGGTTACCGGGCTTCCATGATAACGGCTCATATATTGTCAGCAATAGGTTTGGTGTCCTTAACCATTCTGCCCGGATTGTTTTCGGAGGCCTGGATCGGTCTTTTTGCAGCAGTGGTCATCTACGCAGCGGGAGGCGGCCTTTTGGAGGTTCTGGTCAGCCCCATCGTAGAAGCCTGTCCCACGGATAATAAGGAAAAGGCCATGAGCATGCTTCATTCCTTTTATTGCTGGGGGCATGTGGGAGTAGTCCTGGTGTCCACCATATTTTTCAGTATTGCCGGGCTAAAAAACTGGAGGCTTCTGGCACTTTTCTGGGCACTGATTCCTTTTGTCAACATGTTTTCATTTTTTAAGGTACCCATTGCACCGCTTGTGGAAGAGGAAGAAGGCCTTTCCTTAAAGGGACTCATTAGAAAACGGATATTCTGGGTATTCATGCTTTTAATGGTATGTGCCGGAGCCAGCGAACAGGCAGTAAGCCAGTGGGCATCCGCTTTTGCAGAGAAGGGTCTTGGAGTGAGTAAGTCCATAGGGGACTTAGCAGGTCCCATGCTTTTTGCTACAATGATGGGAATCTCCAGGGCTCTCTATGGAAAGTACGGAGAAAAGGTGAATTTAAAAAAGATGATGATTGCAAGCGGAATCCTATGCATAGGTTCTTATTTTCTGATCTCTCTTTCCCCCTATCCTGCGCTGGGCCTTTTGGGCTGCGGCTTGTGCGGTCTGTCTGTAGGAATCATGTGGCCCGGTTCCTTTAGCATGGCTTCTGCCTCCATACGGGGAGGAGGGACCGCAATGTTTGCATTTCTGGCTCTGGCAGGGGACCTGGGCTGTTCCGGCGGGCCTACCTTTGTAGGTGTTGTATCCGGGTTTTTTGGGAACAACTTAAAAATCGGAATATTAGGGGCTGTCCTGTTCCCAATTATTCTGGTCTTCACCCTGATCTACTTTTACAAAGCTGACAGAAAAACAGAGGGTTTCATGAAAAATAATCAGGAACAAATGAATTGTGACATATAG
- a CDS encoding AraC family transcriptional regulator, with amino-acid sequence MQSTKILTDESMMELVSHGSSTFPFQYYYEDVGKFDNKCIDWHWHREFELVSVKEGILQCSIGNINYILEAGDGIFINSGVIHRFLSAGTAVIPNVLFASDFIAPENSSIYDKYMLPFLTSGISHIVLKRSNSWQKDVLSSLSRLYDICENPGPSWELEAHIIICMVWNSLFEHRLEFATMENTGVSRISQARFKGMTCFIEENYWKKITLKEIAASVGVSKREALRCFHCSVPLSPIEYLNKYRLQQAWKLLLQTDHSITDIAEHTGFESTSYFDRLFKREFHITPRKHRDSGKNS; translated from the coding sequence ATGCAAAGCACGAAAATACTCACCGACGAATCCATGATGGAGCTTGTCTCCCACGGCTCCTCCACCTTTCCATTTCAATATTATTATGAAGATGTAGGAAAATTCGATAACAAGTGCATTGACTGGCACTGGCACAGGGAATTTGAACTGGTGTCTGTAAAAGAAGGAATCCTTCAGTGTTCCATCGGCAACATCAATTACATATTGGAAGCTGGGGATGGGATTTTCATCAATTCCGGAGTCATTCACCGTTTTCTTTCAGCCGGGACCGCAGTTATCCCCAACGTTTTGTTTGCATCTGATTTTATTGCTCCTGAAAACAGTTCTATTTATGATAAATACATGCTTCCTTTTCTCACTTCGGGTATTTCCCATATTGTCCTGAAAAGAAGTAACTCCTGGCAAAAAGATGTTCTTTCTTCTCTTTCAAGACTATATGACATATGTGAAAATCCAGGTCCTTCCTGGGAGCTGGAGGCCCATATCATCATCTGCATGGTTTGGAACAGCTTGTTTGAACACAGGCTGGAATTTGCGACCATGGAAAATACGGGGGTAAGCAGGATTTCTCAGGCCCGGTTTAAAGGCATGACCTGTTTTATTGAAGAAAACTACTGGAAAAAGATTACACTGAAAGAAATCGCCGCATCCGTTGGGGTAAGCAAGCGGGAAGCCCTCCGCTGCTTTCATTGCTCCGTTCCTTTATCGCCCATAGAATACTTGAATAAATACCGGCTTCAGCAGGCATGGAAACTGCTCCTTCAAACGGACCACTCCATAACAGACATTGCGGAGCATACCGGATTTGAGAGTACCAGCTATTTTGACCGTTTGTTTAAAAGAGAATTTCATATAACACCCAGGAAGCATCGGGACAGTGGGAAAAACTCATGA
- a CDS encoding TfoX/Sxy family protein: MGELSNLPNIGKEVERQLNETGIFTYEELKATGTEKAWLKIQAMDSSACIHRLYALEGAIQGIKKLLLPQERKEELKVFYNSHKL, encoded by the coding sequence ATGGGAGAATTATCTAACCTTCCTAATATCGGAAAAGAAGTAGAACGGCAGCTAAATGAAACCGGAATCTTTACTTATGAAGAATTAAAGGCAACAGGCACAGAAAAGGCCTGGCTGAAGATCCAGGCCATGGACTCTTCCGCCTGCATCCATCGTCTGTATGCTCTGGAAGGGGCCATTCAGGGAATAAAAAAATTACTCCTGCCTCAGGAGAGGAAAGAGGAATTAAAGGTATTTTATAATTCTCATAAATTGTAG
- a CDS encoding class I SAM-dependent methyltransferase, translated as MKLRVQLSGVPETMLIPMYARAIESKKANPFFFDRYAIEMTEKLDYDFSKFDKGKMSLWGCAARTIILDREVKAFIKRHPHCTCINLGCGLDTRFHRVDNGRIHWYNIDFQPIADLRAQLLPVTQRETMISCSALENSWINEIAQDGKVLIIMEGLIMYFSEDEIKVLMGMIRDAFPGCTLLIELLSSFTLRNQKKHDTLKKTSAVFRWGVKESKELEIMCPYAKLKDEWNYTPVMKRFSPLFITLISPMLTNANNRIAKFEISAIGFPLPTV; from the coding sequence ATGAAACTACGTGTTCAATTATCAGGCGTACCGGAAACCATGCTCATTCCCATGTATGCCAGGGCAATCGAGAGCAAAAAAGCTAATCCGTTCTTTTTTGACCGGTATGCGATAGAAATGACGGAAAAACTGGACTATGACTTTTCAAAATTTGACAAAGGCAAAATGAGCTTATGGGGCTGCGCCGCCAGAACAATCATTTTGGACCGGGAAGTAAAAGCATTTATCAAAAGACACCCTCATTGTACCTGTATCAATTTAGGCTGTGGACTGGACACACGGTTTCATCGAGTGGACAATGGAAGAATCCATTGGTATAATATTGATTTTCAACCAATTGCGGATCTAAGAGCACAGCTTTTACCCGTTACGCAGCGGGAAACAATGATCTCCTGTTCCGCACTGGAAAATAGTTGGATCAATGAAATTGCCCAGGATGGCAAAGTGCTCATCATTATGGAAGGTCTGATCATGTATTTTTCAGAGGATGAAATCAAAGTTCTGATGGGTATGATACGCGATGCCTTTCCGGGCTGTACACTTCTTATCGAACTGCTGTCGTCATTTACGCTTAGAAATCAGAAAAAGCACGATACGCTTAAAAAAACCAGCGCTGTGTTCCGGTGGGGCGTGAAGGAATCCAAAGAGCTTGAAATCATGTGCCCTTATGCGAAACTAAAGGATGAATGGAACTACACTCCTGTGATGAAGCGGTTTTCCCCTCTTTTTATCACATTGATTTCCCCCATGCTGACCAACGCAAACAATAGAATTGCAAAATTTGAGATTTCTGCAATAGGCTTTCCGCTCCCAACCGTCTAA
- a CDS encoding NADP-dependent glyceraldehyde-3-phosphate dehydrogenase translates to MSELCNEKHTYGNLINGRWVESASGNVITITSPADGSFIGEIQAVSREEVDEVIRYSKEGLSLWAGVPIFVKAQILYNAAELLEERSEEIADILMMEIAKDRKSSVSEVKRTADFLRFTADAGKSLEGIAVSGENFPGGSRNKISYVRRVPLGTVLAISPFNYPINLSASKIAPALMGGNTVILKPATQGAISALHLVKALQDAGLPGGVLQTVTGKGSEIGDYIVTHENINFINFTGSTEVGRHLSKISCMTPLLLELGGKDAALVLEDADLKYAASNIVEGAFSYSGQRCTAVKRIITTDKVADQLVDMLKTGIEKLSVGDPRDNVVVTPLIDQKSADFAEFLIQDAIAKGAELIVGNKREGNLVYPTLLDKVTVDMEIAWKEPFSPILPIIRVKDMDEAVEIANRSEYGLQSSVFTKDINKAFRIAEKLEVGTVQINNKTERGPDHFPFLGVKASGMGTQGVKYSIEAMTRPKAITINLTE, encoded by the coding sequence ATGTCTGAATTATGTAATGAAAAGCATACTTATGGAAATTTAATCAATGGCAGGTGGGTGGAATCCGCATCAGGGAATGTCATTACCATAACATCCCCTGCAGACGGTTCTTTTATCGGTGAGATACAGGCAGTCAGCAGAGAAGAGGTCGATGAGGTCATCCGTTATTCCAAAGAAGGTCTTTCTTTGTGGGCCGGTGTTCCGATATTTGTAAAGGCACAGATCCTGTACAATGCTGCAGAGCTTTTGGAGGAAAGGTCGGAAGAGATAGCTGATATTCTGATGATGGAGATTGCAAAAGACAGGAAATCTTCCGTATCAGAAGTGAAGCGGACCGCAGATTTTCTCCGTTTTACGGCAGATGCAGGAAAAAGTCTGGAAGGAATCGCAGTAAGCGGGGAGAATTTTCCAGGTGGTTCCCGAAATAAAATATCCTATGTTAGAAGGGTTCCGCTAGGTACCGTATTAGCCATATCACCCTTTAATTACCCCATTAATCTATCCGCCTCCAAGATTGCACCGGCGCTGATGGGGGGCAATACGGTAATATTAAAACCGGCGACCCAGGGGGCCATCAGCGCCCTTCATCTTGTAAAAGCATTGCAGGATGCCGGACTGCCGGGGGGAGTACTGCAGACAGTTACCGGAAAAGGCAGTGAGATCGGTGACTATATCGTAACCCATGAAAATATTAATTTTATAAATTTTACAGGAAGTACGGAGGTAGGCAGGCATTTATCCAAGATATCCTGCATGACCCCTCTGTTGCTGGAACTTGGCGGCAAGGATGCGGCTCTTGTACTGGAAGATGCCGATTTAAAATATGCGGCAAGTAATATTGTAGAAGGTGCATTTTCTTATTCCGGCCAGCGCTGTACTGCGGTGAAGCGTATTATCACCACAGATAAGGTAGCGGATCAGCTGGTAGATATGCTGAAAACAGGAATTGAAAAACTATCGGTGGGAGATCCCAGGGATAATGTGGTGGTCACTCCTCTGATCGATCAGAAATCTGCTGATTTTGCAGAATTCTTGATTCAGGATGCCATTGCAAAAGGTGCAGAACTTATTGTTGGAAATAAGAGAGAAGGAAATTTAGTCTATCCTACATTACTGGATAAAGTAACCGTGGATATGGAGATTGCATGGAAAGAACCGTTTTCACCCATTCTTCCTATTATCCGGGTTAAAGATATGGATGAAGCGGTAGAGATTGCTAACCGCTCAGAATATGGCTTACAATCTTCCGTATTTACCAAAGATATTAATAAAGCCTTTCGTATTGCTGAAAAGTTAGAAGTGGGAACTGTTCAGATTAACAACAAAACAGAAAGAGGCCCGGATCACTTCCCATTTTTGGGAGTAAAAGCTTCCGGTATGGGAACCCAGGGAGTAAAGTATTCCATAGAAGCAATGACAAGGCCAAAAGCAATCACCATTAATTTAACAGAATAA
- a CDS encoding TDT family transporter, whose product MIKKVPIPMAGLSLGFAALGNLLQSYSESIRLVCGSLSAVLAILFLCKCVFHFDMVKEDMKNPVMASVSGTFSMAVILLSAYAKPFIGGSAVYIWYFGIALHVLLMLYFTARFLYKLNMKTVFASYYIVYVGIVTASVTAPAFGRTKLGTGIFWFGLIWCFILLALVTARYVKYKEIAEPARPLFCIYTAPVSLCLAGYLQSVEAKSVAMVFFLMVLAGILYITVLVYLPRFLALPFYPSYAAFTFPVVISAIAMKMSTAFLAKMGYALGILPVIVLAETVIAVCLVFYVFIRYMKFLFNR is encoded by the coding sequence ATGATTAAAAAGGTTCCCATTCCCATGGCAGGGCTTTCCCTTGGGTTTGCGGCCCTGGGAAATCTCCTTCAAAGCTATTCAGAATCCATCCGCCTGGTATGCGGAAGCCTCTCCGCTGTATTGGCGATTTTATTTTTGTGTAAATGTGTGTTTCATTTTGATATGGTAAAAGAGGATATGAAAAATCCGGTGATGGCAAGCGTATCAGGGACCTTTTCCATGGCAGTAATCCTGTTATCTGCTTATGCAAAGCCCTTTATTGGAGGCAGTGCAGTCTATATCTGGTATTTTGGAATTGCTCTGCACGTTCTGCTCATGTTGTATTTTACGGCACGTTTTCTTTACAAGCTGAATATGAAAACCGTATTTGCCAGCTATTACATCGTTTATGTTGGAATTGTGACAGCCAGTGTGACGGCTCCGGCATTTGGTCGCACAAAGCTAGGAACCGGCATTTTCTGGTTTGGCCTGATCTGGTGCTTCATTTTACTGGCTCTTGTGACGGCTCGGTATGTAAAATACAAAGAAATTGCAGAACCGGCAAGGCCGCTGTTTTGCATCTATACGGCTCCGGTGAGCCTGTGCCTGGCTGGATATCTTCAGTCTGTAGAAGCCAAATCCGTGGCAATGGTTTTCTTTCTCATGGTATTGGCAGGAATATTATATATAACTGTGCTGGTTTATCTGCCAAGGTTTCTTGCGCTGCCTTTCTATCCAAGCTATGCTGCCTTTACATTCCCGGTGGTGATCAGTGCCATTGCAATGAAGATGTCAACAGCGTTTCTGGCAAAAATGGGATATGCCTTAGGAATTTTACCTGTCATAGTGCTTGCTGAAACCGTGATTGCAGTCTGTCTGGTGTTTTATGTATTCATTCGTTATATGAAGTTTTTATTTAACAGATAA
- a CDS encoding C-GCAxxG-C-C family protein produces MNVKQAVSVKKIGDDAEALFRGGFFCSEAVVSSMRSNFELDLPEEIIAMASGFPVGIGRSKCLCGAVSGGVMALGIFFGRTKQGDSKVEKNLEVSKELHDWFKESNGKNALCCRILTKEFDMGQGEHKEQCIRFTGMVAKKVAEIVVREYGLTNTDETESAEECHD; encoded by the coding sequence ATGAATGTGAAACAGGCGGTTAGTGTGAAGAAAATCGGAGATGATGCGGAAGCTCTGTTTCGGGGGGGATTTTTTTGCTCGGAGGCAGTCGTAAGTTCCATGAGATCTAACTTTGAGCTGGATTTACCGGAGGAAATCATAGCTATGGCTTCCGGCTTTCCTGTTGGAATCGGACGCTCCAAGTGTCTGTGCGGGGCGGTTTCCGGCGGAGTGATGGCTCTTGGCATATTCTTTGGACGGACAAAGCAGGGAGATTCAAAGGTGGAAAAGAACTTAGAAGTGTCAAAAGAGCTTCACGACTGGTTTAAGGAAAGCAACGGGAAGAATGCACTATGCTGCCGGATCCTGACCAAAGAGTTTGATATGGGACAAGGAGAGCACAAGGAACAGTGCATCCGTTTCACTGGTATGGTAGCTAAAAAAGTGGCTGAGATCGTGGTGCGGGAATACGGCCTTACAAATACCGATGAGACAGAGTCTGCGGAGGAATGTCATGATTAA